Sequence from the Planctomycetota bacterium genome:
CAACGCAGCTATGGGTGACTTGCGAAAGGCTTAGCTGCGTTGCTCCGCAACGCGGTTCTGCAACTGTCTTCGATATCTCGCATGCAGCGGACGTGAAGAAGTTCCGAACGTGGGCCGCGGTTGTGCTGTGGGGCGTGCTCGTTGCCGTTGTCGGTGCCGTCGCGTTGGCGAACGTGTCGCCGGACGATCTCGCCGGTGAGTCGGCGTGGCGGGCGTGGCAGTTTCGGTTGCTCGTGGCACAGTTTCATGTTGCCTGCTGCGTGCTCGTTGGCGGTGTCGTAGCGCTCGCGCTTCGGCGGTGGTGGCTTGCGGCGACGGCGGGCGTCGTGGCGATCGTGATGGGCGCGCTGGTGCAGGTCGGACCGAGCGCGGCGACGCCGAGCGGGCCGACGCTGCGGGTGGTGTCGGCGAACGTGTATTTCCTCAACCCGAGAGCCGAGCGGGCCGCAGCCGACCTCGCAAACCTCGACGCCGATTTGTTGCTTCTGCAGGAGTGGAACCCGCTGCACATCGAGCCGTTCGCCGCGGCGTTCGGCGAGTCGCACCCGTACCGCCTCTCGCACCCGGCGCGGGATCCGAACGGCTTTGCGATTTACAGCAAGGTGCCGTTCCGACTCGAGCCGACCGATGAATCGGGGCTCGAGCAGAAGGTCCGCCGGGTCCGCCTGCAGGTTAACTTCGATGAGCAGGACTGGATCGTCTACAACGTCCACCCCAGTTCCCCCGGCAGCACCGCCGGTGTTCACGCGAACCGCATCCAAAGCAAGGCGCTGGCCGAGATGATCGCGGGTGAGACGCTGCCGACGGTCGTCGCCGGCGACTTCAATCACACGCCCAACACGTGGAACGCCGACGCAATCCGCGCGTCCGGCGTCACCGGCCGAGGTTCGGCGGGCACGTGGCCGTTCAATCGCGGGCTGCGTCGGATTTTCTGGCCGAAGTTCCGTATTGACGACGTGCTGGTGAGCGAGGACCTCGGCGTGTGGCCGCTCGGGACTTTCAATGTTGCCGGCGCGGACCACCACGCGGTGCTCGCGGAGGTGGGGCGGGCCGAGTGAAGCGCTACCGTGTCGCATGGCCAATCGCCTGAAGAACGAGACGTCGCCGTACCTGTTGCAGCACGCGGAGAACCCGGTGGACTGGTGGCCGTGGTGTGACGAGGCGTTCGCGGAGGCGCGGCGGCGAGACGTGCCGATCTTCCTGAGCGTCGGCTACTCGACGTGTTACTGGTGCCACGTGATGGAGCGGCAGTGCTTTGAGAATGCGGAGATCGCGGCGTTGATGAACGAGCGGTTCGTGTGCATCAAGGTCGACCGCGAGGAACGGCCGGACGTGGATCAGCTTTACATGACGGCAGTGCAGGTGCAGACCGGCGGGGGTGGCTGGCCGATGAGCGTGTTCATGTTGCCCGACGGTCGGCCGTTCTACGGCGGGACGTATTTTCCTCCGCAGGACATGCAGGGTCGACCGGGGTTTCCGACGGTGCTCACGGCGCTCAGCGATCACTTCAAGAGCGGCCGGGCGGAGTTGGAGCAGCAGGCGCAGCAGATCACCGACATCGTGCAGCGGTTGGCGGAGCCGAAGGGGCCGGAGACGTCGTTCACTTTGGATCTGCCGATGCTGCTCGACCTTGAGCGGCAGATGCGCGGCGACTTCGAGCCGATGCACGGCGGCTTCGGGCACGCACCGAAGTTCCCACGGCAAACGCTGCTGCAAACGGCGTTGCAGTTCGAACGTGAGCACCCCGACGAGACGAGGCGAGCGCAGCTCAAGCAGACGCTCGACGCGATGGCCGCTGGCGGTATACGCGACCATCTCGGCGGCGGCTTCCACCGCTACAGCACCGACGCGAAGTGGCTCGTGCCGCACTTCGAGATCATGTTGTACGACCAAGCCATGTTGCTGGACGTGTACGCAACCGCGGCCGAGCTGTTCGACGACGACGGCTACCGCAGCGTCGCCCGCGGCATCGCCGAGTTCGTGCTGCGCGAGATGACGTCACCCGAAGGTGCGTTCTACACGGCGTTCGATGCGGAGGTCGATGCGGTCGAGGGTGACCCGTACGTCTGGACCGCCGACGAGGTCCGCGCCGTCATCGGTGACGACGAAGACTTCCTGCGGACCTACGGCCTGCTCGACGGCCCCAACTTCCATGACCCGCACGGCCCCGCCACCGAGCACACGCACAACGTCCTACGCGTCACCGGCGACTTCCGCGAAGCGGAGGAGAAATTCACCGAGCAACGCGCGAAGTTGCTCGAAGCGCGAAACAAGCGCAAGCAGCCGATGCTCGACACGAAGATCATCACGGCGTGGAACGGGTTGATGATCAAGTCGTTGTTCAAAGCAGGATCCTTGCTTGAGGATAAGACCTACCACGAAGCGAGCGACCGGGCGGTGCACTTCTTGGTGCGGAACCATCACGTGCTCGCTGAGCAATCAAGCGGAAAAGACGAACTCAAGCGATCTTCTCGGGATGGCGTTCACGGCCCGTCGGGAACGTTGGAAGACTATGCCCATCTGGTCAACGCGATGCTCGCATTCTCGGCGACCGATTGGACGTTCGAGATTGATGCGGCCGAGTTGTTCCATGCGATGGTCAACCGCTTCGGGAATGCTAGCGATGCGTTTTACGATGGCGACGCCTCCTTGATCGTCCGGCAGATGTCTGCGGTTGATAGCCCGCTGCCAGCGGCTTCGGCGGTCGCCGGGGATTGTGCACAGCAACTTGAGCACGCTTCTCGCGCACGGGCTGTTGTGCGGCAGTTTGCTCAGAACCTGCGCGAGCATCCTGGCGGCATGTGTACGGTGCTCGGGTTGGCGCTTGATCTCGCACCGGTTCGCATCGCCGCCGATGATCGGGCGACGCCGAGCCTTGAGGAGGTCGTACAGTTTCGTGGCAGTTGGAAGAACGATTGCGAGCTGTTGCTGACGTTGCATGTGGCTGACGGGTATCACCTGCACGCGACGCCGATTGGGGACATGCACTCGCTGGTGATCGGCGTCGTCGATCAGGCGGCGTCGCTGGGATTCCCGGCGTCGGTGACCGAGCAGTTCGAGTATGCGGACGAGCCGGTGTCGGTGTATTGCGGCGAGGTGCCGGTGACGATCACGTTCAACACGCCGCCGACCGAGCCGGTGGAGCTTCGGCTGCGGTATCAGGCGTGTTCGACGTCGGCGTGCCTCGCGCCGGTGAGCAAGTCGCTGACGGTTAAGCCGGAGTGCGACAGCAAGGGCAGCTGTGGTGTGGACTGTGGATGTGCTTCTTAACGCCTACGGTTGAAGCCGTGGGCGTTGGGTATTGGATCGCATACCCTTTCGCCAATGCCCGTCTCCACCAGCACTGCCGTGAACGTGTCCGTTGTTTCCAAGGCTCCGAAGACCGATGCGGTCGTGGAGTTTGCCAATGAGCAGGGCGGGTCGCCGGCGGTCGAAGCGTTGCGCGGCGCGAAGCTATTTGCCGGCAAGCCGAACGAGCTGGCGTTGACGGTCGCGGACGACGCGACGCTGGCGGTGGTCGGGCTCGGCGACGGTTCGGTCAAGCACGTCCGAAGCGGGTCGGCGTTGGCCGCGCGTCGGTTGCGTAAGCAGGGGGTCGCGTCGGTACTACTTCGGCTGGAAGAAACGGACGAGGCGCAGGTCGAGGCGGCCGTCGCTGGCTTCGTGATCGGCTGCTTCAACTTTACCGACTATCGCGGTACGGCGGCGAAGCCGGACAACGGTGCGAAGAAGCTCAAAATCGCCATCGCGACACGTCACAAGGCTGCGGTGAAACGCGGTGAGGCGATCGGCTTGGCGCAGAACTTTGCTCGCAATGTTGCCTCCACGCCGGGCAACGACCTCTACCCCGACAGCCTCGCCAAGATCGCTCGCAAGCTCGCCAACCAGCACAAGGGCCTGACCTGCAAGGTGATGGACGAGAAGAAGCTGGCGGAGATGAAGATGGGTGGCATCCTCGCCGTCGGTCAAGGCTCGGCCCGCAAGCCGCGCATGATCGTGCTCGAGCACAAGGGCGGCAAGAAGAACGAGAAGCCGCTGCTGGTCGTGGGCAAGAGCATCACGTTCGACACCGGCGGCATCAGCATCAAGCCCGCGGCGAACATGGGCGCGATGATCTACGACAAGTGCGGCGGCATGGCCGTGCTCGGGCTGATGCACGCCGTCGCGGCGCTCGGTGTGAAACGGAACGTCGTGGGCATCCTCAGTGCTGCCGAGAACATGCCCGGCGACAACGCCTACCGCCCCGGCGACATCATCACGATGTACAACGGGATCACGGTCGAAGTGACCAACACCGACGCTGAGGGCCGACTGGTTCTTGGCGATGCGATCGCTTGGGGCTGCAAGACGTACAAGCCGTCGGGCTGTGTCGATCTAGCGACGCTCACCGGCGGCTGCGTGGTCGCACTCGGCGAGCAGCGGGCCGGGTCGTGGAGCAACGATGACGACTTCGCCGCCGACGTGCAATCCGCAGCCGACGCGACCGACGAGCCGGTCTGGCGGATGCCATTGGGCGAAGATTTCGCCGAGCAGTTGCGTGGATCGGTCAGTGCGGACGTGGTGAACTCGCCGGGGCGATGGGGCAGCGCTTGCACGGCCGCGCAGTTCCTGCAGCACTTCGTGCCCGACGGTACGCCATGGGTCCACCTCGACATCGCCGGCCCGGCCGAAACGCCGCGCGATCTGCCGCTGTACCCGAAAGGCCCGACCGGCTTCGGCGTGCGAACGCTGGTGAAGCTCGCCGAGAACGGTTAATCCGCCTGCTCGTCGAGCCAACTCAGGCCGGCGGCGATGTTGCCGAATATGTCGCCGTGCCAGCCGTGGCCGCCGTTGTAGGTTTGGAACTCCACAGTCGCACCGGCATCGCCAAGCATTCGCTCGGCGTTGCGGGCGAGGTTGATCCGACAGACCTGATCCTGCGGTGAGTGCAACAGGTACAACGCCTTGCCGTCGACGCGGTCGATCGGTTGATGCCAGCCGGGGTAGAACACACTCATCGCGATGAGTGCTCCGTCGATGCCCAGGTCTTCGTCGAGCAGAAGCGCATAGCACGCCGGCCCGCCGCTGGACCAGCCGAAGACGAACTCACGGGCGTCATCGAGTGCATGCTCGGCGGCGATCGCAGCGCGGGCCTCGGCGATATGTTGTTCGACCGTGAAAGCTTGTCGCTCGGGCTCGCGCGGCAGGAGGAACTCGGTCGGCCAGACGGTGTTGTCACCGGGATTGAGCGGCGTCGCGATGAGCTGCACGGTGAGGCAATCGTTCGGCACCGCGTTGGCCGCGATGTTCTTTACGAAGGGCGCGAAGTCCGCCGACCCATCGCCGCCGGGCAGCACGAACACCACACCCCAACCATCATCGGGCGCGTCACCCGGCGGTACGTGCAAGATGTACTGCATCGTTGGCTCGTCGGCCGGATGCAGCGGCACGGGAGCGATCAGAACCAACGTAAGCAGAGCCGCGACGACCATGCCTCAAGCTACTAAAGACACGCAATCGCGTCAATCCTTCGGCTTGGCGAAGAGTTCGTCGACGCCGACGTCCACGGTCGCATCCGTCGCGGTCGGTAAACGGAGCGTGTCGCCGGCGCGGAGAGTGTGCACGGTGTCGTACCGCGCTTTGTCAGGCATGGGCTTGGTGTAAACCTCGACGCAGCGGTCGGGGATGTTGACGATGACGTACATCGGTGCTGACGCCCTGGCGTACCCGCGGAGCTTGACGGTGCGGTCCCGCCGGAGCGAATCGTCGGCGACCTCGATCACGCACAACGCATCGGCGACCGTGGGGTGATTGGGAACGTAGTCGCGGAGCGAACCGCAGATGATGCAGGCATCGGGCTAAGGTTGATGGTCTTCGAGACACCCCAGCGGTTGTTGCGTGTTCAGGAAACAGCCTTGTTCAGCGAACATCGGCTTGAGGTCGCTGAAGAACTCGACAAGCAGGCGGTGCCAAAAGCCAATCGACATCGGGTCTTCCCCTCGTGCGTTGCGGAGTTTGCGGACGATGACGCCGTCGAGCAGTTCGTGTGTCGCATCCTCGGGAATCAGCCCGATGCGCACCATCTCCATCATGTCGTCCACGGTGAACCGCTTGGACGGCAGAACGTCGTGGGTGCTGGTCGAGGTGGGGCTGTCGATCGCGGACATGGAAGCCTCCTTGGGAAGTTTAACCGATGCCGACGTGGTTGGCACTACGATGTTTCATGCGAATCGGGCGACGTTTGATCTGGGGAGTTGTCGGCGGGCTGCTGTGTTTTGTTTGTGCAACTTCTCACGCGTCGCTCGAACCGACCAAAACGTGGTACGCCCCGGGACAGCCGATCATCGTCAAGAACACCGCCGCCGAGGTGGTTGAAGTTCGGCTGACCGACTTCATCGGCCGCATCATCGACCCGCCGGAGACGCTCGAACTCGGTCCGGGGGACGAGGTGAACTTGTCCGATGTGTTTCCGTTGCGTCTGGTGAACACATACGTTGTTTACGCGGTTCCGCCGGCGGCGGAATCGATGCGGGACTTTCTCGGGACGCCGTTGGTCGTGAATGTTCGCGGTGACGATCGGCCGGGCGCGACGGACGGGCCCGTGGTGACGAAGGTCGTTCCGCTGGAGTTCGCGGAGATGCAAACCGACAGCGGGCAGCTGCGGCTGGCTTTTTACTACAACGCCGCGCCCCGGACGGTGACGAACTTTCTCGACTTGTCTCGCGGCGGCTTTTACGACGGGCTGGACTTTCATCGCGTGTTGCCGGGGTACTTGATTCAGGGCGGCGATCCGCTGGGCGATGGGACTGGTGGGCCGGGGTATCGGCTTGCGGCGGAGTTCAATGATGTCCCGTTGCTCCCGGGCACGGTGGCGATGTCGCGCGTGGTCGACCCGCTCGAGCGCCAGGGCGCGCTGCCGCGCCGCGCGGCGGCCGACTCGGCGGGCAGCCAGTTTTTCATGCTGCTCGATCCCGACGAGCAGCAGATCGAGGGCCTTCGGCGGCGCTACACGGTGTTCGCGCGGGTGGTCGACGGGATGGACGTGCTGGGCGCGTTGGGGATGCGCGCGGGCGAGCGGCCGGTGATTCGTGACGTCGAGGTCAAGCCGGTCACCGCGACGGCCAATCCGTATCCGCGTCTGCTGGCAAGTCCGATCGACGGCAGTTTGTTGGTGCCGCCC
This genomic interval carries:
- a CDS encoding endonuclease/exonuclease/phosphatase family protein, producing MKKFRTWAAVVLWGVLVAVVGAVALANVSPDDLAGESAWRAWQFRLLVAQFHVACCVLVGGVVALALRRWWLAATAGVVAIVMGALVQVGPSAATPSGPTLRVVSANVYFLNPRAERAAADLANLDADLLLLQEWNPLHIEPFAAAFGESHPYRLSHPARDPNGFAIYSKVPFRLEPTDESGLEQKVRRVRLQVNFDEQDWIVYNVHPSSPGSTAGVHANRIQSKALAEMIAGETLPTVVAGDFNHTPNTWNADAIRASGVTGRGSAGTWPFNRGLRRIFWPKFRIDDVLVSEDLGVWPLGTFNVAGADHHAVLAEVGRAE
- a CDS encoding DUF255 domain-containing protein translates to MANRLKNETSPYLLQHAENPVDWWPWCDEAFAEARRRDVPIFLSVGYSTCYWCHVMERQCFENAEIAALMNERFVCIKVDREERPDVDQLYMTAVQVQTGGGGWPMSVFMLPDGRPFYGGTYFPPQDMQGRPGFPTVLTALSDHFKSGRAELEQQAQQITDIVQRLAEPKGPETSFTLDLPMLLDLERQMRGDFEPMHGGFGHAPKFPRQTLLQTALQFEREHPDETRRAQLKQTLDAMAAGGIRDHLGGGFHRYSTDAKWLVPHFEIMLYDQAMLLDVYATAAELFDDDGYRSVARGIAEFVLREMTSPEGAFYTAFDAEVDAVEGDPYVWTADEVRAVIGDDEDFLRTYGLLDGPNFHDPHGPATEHTHNVLRVTGDFREAEEKFTEQRAKLLEARNKRKQPMLDTKIITAWNGLMIKSLFKAGSLLEDKTYHEASDRAVHFLVRNHHVLAEQSSGKDELKRSSRDGVHGPSGTLEDYAHLVNAMLAFSATDWTFEIDAAELFHAMVNRFGNASDAFYDGDASLIVRQMSAVDSPLPAASAVAGDCAQQLEHASRARAVVRQFAQNLREHPGGMCTVLGLALDLAPVRIAADDRATPSLEEVVQFRGSWKNDCELLLTLHVADGYHLHATPIGDMHSLVIGVVDQAASLGFPASVTEQFEYADEPVSVYCGEVPVTITFNTPPTEPVELRLRYQACSTSACLAPVSKSLTVKPECDSKGSCGVDCGCAS
- a CDS encoding leucyl aminopeptidase, whose product is MPVSTSTAVNVSVVSKAPKTDAVVEFANEQGGSPAVEALRGAKLFAGKPNELALTVADDATLAVVGLGDGSVKHVRSGSALAARRLRKQGVASVLLRLEETDEAQVEAAVAGFVIGCFNFTDYRGTAAKPDNGAKKLKIAIATRHKAAVKRGEAIGLAQNFARNVASTPGNDLYPDSLAKIARKLANQHKGLTCKVMDEKKLAEMKMGGILAVGQGSARKPRMIVLEHKGGKKNEKPLLVVGKSITFDTGGISIKPAANMGAMIYDKCGGMAVLGLMHAVAALGVKRNVVGILSAAENMPGDNAYRPGDIITMYNGITVEVTNTDAEGRLVLGDAIAWGCKTYKPSGCVDLATLTGGCVVALGEQRAGSWSNDDDFAADVQSAADATDEPVWRMPLGEDFAEQLRGSVSADVVNSPGRWGSACTAAQFLQHFVPDGTPWVHLDIAGPAETPRDLPLYPKGPTGFGVRTLVKLAENG
- a CDS encoding Uma2 family endonuclease, giving the protein MICGSLRDYVPNHPTVADALCVIEVADDSLRRDRTVKLRGYARASAPMYVIVNIPDRCVEVYTKPMPDKARYDTVHTLRAGDTLRLPTATDATVDVGVDELFAKPKD
- a CDS encoding peptidylprolyl isomerase, which translates into the protein MRIGRRLIWGVVGGLLCFVCATSHASLEPTKTWYAPGQPIIVKNTAAEVVEVRLTDFIGRIIDPPETLELGPGDEVNLSDVFPLRLVNTYVVYAVPPAAESMRDFLGTPLVVNVRGDDRPGATDGPVVTKVVPLEFAEMQTDSGQLRLAFYYNAAPRTVTNFLDLSRGGFYDGLDFHRVLPGYLIQGGDPLGDGTGGPGYRLAAEFNDVPLLPGTVAMSRVVDPLERQGALPRRAAADSAGSQFFMLLDPDEQQIEGLRRRYTVFARVVDGMDVLGALGMRAGERPVIRDVEVKPVTATANPYPRLLASPIDGSLLVPPGIEPTTRPSTRPATRPTTRPSATRPTTQPTR